One region of Gemmatimonadota bacterium genomic DNA includes:
- a CDS encoding glycine--tRNA ligase subunit alpha, translated as MSRKQAASTFQEVILRLEKYWADYGCVIQQPYDIEVGAGTMNPATFLRVLGPEPWNVAYVEPSRRPTDGRYGENPNRLQHYYQYQVILKPSPLEIQQIYLDSLVALGIDLLEHDIRFVEDDWESP; from the coding sequence GTGAGCCGGAAACAAGCCGCCTCGACTTTTCAGGAAGTCATTCTGCGGCTCGAAAAGTACTGGGCCGATTACGGGTGCGTGATCCAGCAGCCCTATGACATAGAGGTCGGCGCGGGCACGATGAATCCGGCGACCTTTCTGCGGGTCCTGGGCCCCGAGCCATGGAATGTGGCTTACGTCGAACCGTCCAGACGTCCCACCGACGGGCGCTACGGCGAGAACCCCAACCGGCTCCAACACTATTACCAATATCAGGTGATTCTGAAACCCTCTCCCCTGGAAATTCAGCAAATCTACCTGGACAGCCTGGTCGCGCTGGGGATCGATCTCCTGGAGCATGATATCCGGTTCGTCGAGGACGACTGGGAGTCGCC